The Bos indicus x Bos taurus breed Angus x Brahman F1 hybrid chromosome 25, Bos_hybrid_MaternalHap_v2.0, whole genome shotgun sequence genome has a window encoding:
- the LOC113883606 gene encoding olfactory receptor 1F1-like, which yields MVEANQSRVSEFLLLGLSRQPQQQQQQQLLFLLFLTMYLVTVLGNLLILLAISMDSHLHIPMYFFLCNLSFVDTCFSSTTVPKVLANHVLRSQTISFSECLTQMYFVFMFMDMDNFLLAVMAYDRFVAVCHPLHYSAKMTPQLCALLVTGSWVTASLDMLLHTLLMARLSFCADNTIPHFFCDVTPLLKLSCSDTHLNEVMILTEGALIMITPFVCILASYVLITCAVLRIPSTKGRWKAFSTCGSHLAVVFLFYGTIIFLYFNPLSSHAAETDVAAGVMFSVVTPMLNPFIYSLRNQDIKGALGKVIAMKFFSAQ from the coding sequence ATGGTAGAGGCGAACCAGTCGAGAGTCTCTGAgttcctcctcctggggctctccaggcagccccagcagcagcagcagcagcagctcctcttcCTGCTCTTCCTGACCATGTACCTGGTCACAGTCCTGGGAAACCTGCTCATCCTCCTAGCCATCAGCATGGACTCCCACCTGCACattcccatgtacttcttcctctgcaACCTGTCCTTCGTGGacacctgcttctcctccaccACTGTCCCCAAGGTGCTGGCCAACCACGTACTCAGGAGCCagaccatctctttctctgagtGTCTGACGCagatgtattttgtttttatgttcatGGACATGGACAATTTCCTCCTggctgtgatggcctatgaccgctttgTGGCTGTATGCCACCCCTTACACTATTCAGCAAAGATGACCCCCCAGCTCTGTGCCCTGCTGGTCACTGGGTCGTGGGTCACTGCCAGTCTGGATATGCTCTTGCACACCCTGCTGATGGCTCGACTCTCCTTCTGTGCAGACAATACCATCCCACATTTCTTCTGTGATGTGACCCCCCTCCTCAAACTCTCCTGCTCTGACACACACCTCAATGAGGTGATGATTCTGACTGAGGGTGCCCTGATCATGATCACCCCGTTCGTTTGCATCCTGGCTTCATATGTCCTCATCACCTGTGCTGTCCTGAGGATCCCATCCACAAAGGGGAGATggaaagccttctccacctgtggctcCCACCTGGCTGTGGTGTTCCTCTTCTATGGCACCATCATATTTCTGTATTTCAACCCTTTGTCCTCCCACGCAGCGGAGACAGATGTAGCAGCTGGTGTGATGTTCTCTGTGGTgacccccatgctgaaccccttcatctacagccTGAGAAACCAGGACATAAAAGGGGCTCTTGGAAAAGTGATTGCTATGAAATTTTTTTCTGCTCAGTAA
- the LOC113883395 gene encoding olfactory receptor 1F1-like translates to MDRSTDDHLSRHEERLMAISTNLPQIQLRRGANQSSVSEFLLLGLSRQPQQQQLLFLLFLTMYLATVLGNLLILLAISVDSRLHIPMYFFLFNLSFVDICFSSTTVPKVLANHILGRQTISFSGCLTQMYFVFMFVDMDNFLLAVMAYDRFVAVCHPLHYSAKMTPQLCALLVTGSWVTAILDMLLHTLLMARLSFCADNAIPHFFCDMTPLLKLSCSDTHLNEVMILSEGALIMITPFVCILASYVRITCAVLRIPSTKGRWKAFSTCGSHLAVVSLFYGTIIAVYFNPSSSHSSEMDTVATVMYTVVTPMLNPFIYSLRNRDLKGALQKVIGRKTCSS, encoded by the exons ATGGATAGAAGCACTGATGACCACTTATCCAGACATGAAGAACGCTTGATGGCAATAAGCACCAACCtcccccag ATTCAGCTTAGGAGAGGGGCAAACCAGTCGAGTGTCTCTGAgttcctcctcctggggctctccaggcagccccagcagcagcagctcctcttcCTGCTCTTCCTCACCATGTACCTGGCCACCGTCCTGGGAAACCTGCTCATCCTCCTAGCCATCAGCGTGGACTCCCGCCTGCACatccccatgtacttcttcctcttcaACCTGTCTTTCGTGgacatctgcttctcctccaccACTGTCCCCAAGGTGCTGGCCAACCACATACTCGGGAGACAGACCATCTCTTTCTCTGGGTGTCTCACGCAGATGTACTTTGTTTTCATGTTCGTGGACATGGACAATTTCCTCCTGGCTGtaatggcctatgaccgctttgTGGCTGTATGCCACCCCTTACACTATTCAGCGAAGATGACCCCCCAGCTCTGTGCCCTGCTGGTCACTGGGTCGTGGGTCACTGCCATTCTGGATATGCTCTTGCACACCCTGCTGATGGCTCGACTCTCCTTCTGTGCAGACAATGCCATCCCCCACTTCTTCTGTGATATGACCCCCCTCCTCAAACTCTCCTGCTCTGACACACACCTCAATGAGGTGATGATTCTGTCTGAGGGTGCCCTGATCATGATCACCCCGTTCGTTTGCATCCTGGCTTCATATGTCCGCATCACCTGTGCTGTCCTGAGGATCCCATCCACAAAGGGGAGATggaaagccttctccacctgtggctcCCACCTGGCTGTGGTTTCCCTCTTCTATGGCACCATCATTGCTGTGTATTTCAACCCTTCATCCTCACATTCTTCTGAGATGGACACTGTAGCTACTGTGATGTACACGGTGGTGACCCCCATGCTGAATCCTttcatctacagcctgaggaacaggGACTTGAAAGGGGCCTTGCAAAAAGTGATTGGCAGGAAAACATGCTCTTCTTGA
- the LOC113883396 gene encoding olfactory receptor 1F1-like — protein sequence MDRSTDDHLSRHEERLMAISTNLPQIQLRRGANQSSVSEFLLLGLSRQPQEQQLLFLLFLTMYLATVLGNLLILLAISVDSRLHIPMYFFLCNLSFVDICFSSTTVPKVLANHILGRQTISFSGCLMQMYFLFEFADMDNFLLAVMAYDRFVAVCHPLHYSAKMTPQLCALLVTGSWVTASLNALLHTLLMARLSFCADNAIPHFFCDVTPLLKLSCSDTHLSEVMILTEGALIMITPFVCILASYVRITCAVLRIPSTKGRWKAFSTCGSHLAMVSLFYGTIIAVYFNPLSSHSSEKDTVATVMYTVVTPMLNPFIYSLRNRDLKRALGKVVGRKMFSVSGDNQN from the exons ATGGATAGAAGCACTGATGACCACTTATCCAGACATGAAGAACGCTTGATGGCAATAAGCACCAACCtcccccag ATTCAGCTTAGGAGAGGGGCAAACCAGTCGAGTGTCTCTGAgttcctcctcctggggctctccaggcagccCCAGGAGCAGCAGCTCCTCTTCCTGCTCTTCCTCACCATGTACCTGGCCACCGTTCTGGGAAACCTGCTCATCCTCCTAGCCATCAGCGTGGACTCCCGCCTGCACatccccatgtacttcttcctctgcaACCTGTCTTTTGTGgacatctgcttctcctccaccACTGTCCCCAAAGTGCTGGCCAACCACATACTCGGGAGAcagaccatttccttctctggctgCCTCATGCAGATGTATTTTCTCTTTGAGTTTGCTGACATGGACAATTTCCTCCTggctgtgatggcctatgaccgctttgTGGCTGTATGCCACCCCTTACACTATTCAGCAAAGATGACCCCCCAGCTCTGTGCCCTGCTGGTCACTGGATCGTGGGTCACTGCCAGCTTGAATGCTCTGTTGCACACCCTGCTGATGGCACGACTCTCCTTCTGTGCAGACAATGCCATCCCCCACTTCTTCTGTGATGTGACCCCCCTCCTCAAACTCTCCTGCTCTGACACACACCTCAGTGAGGTGATGATTCTGACTGAGGGTGCCCTGATCATGATCACCCCGTTCGTTTGCATCCTGGCTTCATATGTCCGCATCACCTGTGCTGTCCTGAGGATCCCATCCACAAAGGGGAGATGGAAAGCCTTCTCTACCTGTGGCTCCCACCTGGCTATGGTTTCCCTCTTCTATGGCACCATCATTGCTGTGTATTTCAACCCTTTGTCCTCCCACTCGTCGGAGAAGGACACTGTAGCTACTGTGATGTACACGGTGGTGACCCCCATGCTGAATCCTttcatctacagcctgaggaacagaGACTTGAAAAGGGCTCTTGGAAAAGTGGTTGGCAGGAAAATGTTTTCTGTCTCAGGAGACAATCAAAACTGA